CAAAATTTCACCTTTTATTGGGTTTATTTACTCACTGTAAGACAGCTAACTATATATAAAGTTGACACTTGTGACAACTTTTATCCCTGTCTCTGCAGGGCAAACGGGTCTAAATCATACAGCTTTAAATCCAACGGTTAATACTTTCATCATATAATTATTATCCCAACCGGCCTTTAGACGCTTATTTTTTACGCCAACTTTGGCACTGAGCTCATTTTTAAGTAGGTTAAGCGCTACTTTATTCATCAATGCTATATTTTCAGCAGCATGTCCGCTACGAAGCCGATTTTGGTCTTCGTTAAAGCTAACATCCAATTGCCAATGCAGCTTATTCTCAACGTGCCAATGACTACGTATCGCCATTGCCAAAAATTCGGCACTTTTATCTGCATGGCTCGTTATGTAATAGCGTTTCTCTCTCGATACCTTGCCACCACTTTCCCTCGTTGAATCCACCACAGCTATCGCTTTGACGGTATTCCATTTAGGATGGCGCTCTATAAGCCAGTCCACATCTGTTGTTAACCAAATATCCCGCTGTTCAACACGACCGTGCTCACCATCCACTGTTTTATGAACGCTATGTTCTACTGTGCTGAAGTGCTTAGCTAACTGAGTTTCTAAGAAAAACTTCACGTCATCATGAAATTCCCCTTGGTTCCCCTTAAGTGCCAATAAATAATTCGCCTCTTTATCAACTATTTGGTCACCAATTTTATACTGGCAACCCATGGCATCTGTTGTGATGGTTGCCCCTTTAATATCTAATAGCTTTAACAAGATTGGGATGGCTGTAATTTCATTAGACTTATCTGCAACTTTAACCTGACCAAAACAGAGATTATTCTTTACAGACCAAGCACTGACTATATGTATTGCAGGGTTACCAGAAGCTTTATCAAGCGTACTGCGCATCACTTTACCGTCAATGGCGACAATATCATCATTTAAGTGACCTAACTGGCTAACCCAACGGATGAATGCCTCACCAAATTCTTTGGGATTTAATCGGTTTAATACATCACCGAAGGTATCATGGCTTGGAATGCCATGAGATAAATCTAAAAACTCACTAAACCAATCTTGCTTAGATTTGCCATATTCTTCAATTGCGCAGAAATCATCGCACCCACAGATAATGGCGCATATTGAAATGGTTAATATATTAACCAGGGGGTGGCGCTGAGTTCGAGTTACACGAGGGTCGGTTAGATCACTAAATACTTGGCTGATAGTCGTCTCTGTCATTGTCTTTATTCAAGCAAAGGCTACTATAAACCACGATCATAATGATCAGTCAAATGATCACGGAATAAATACTTCAAAACAAGCTAATTGATTAAATTAGACCCGTTCGCCCTGCCTGTCTCTGCTGTTTTCTCTGTTTTATGCTGTGGTATAGTGGGCATAAATAACCTGATTAAAAATTAAATATAGCTTATGTTACTTGTTGTCTCACCGGCCAAAAACCTGGACTTTGAATCCCCTTTGGCGACAGATGTTTATACCCAGCCGTCCCTGCTTGAGCATAGCCAGTCGCTGATCGACACCTGTGTAAAACTTACCCCGGCAGAAATTGCCTCCCTGATGAGTATCAGCGACAAGCTGGCGGGCTTAAATGCCGCCCGTTTTAGCGAATGGCAGCAGCCTTTTACTCCGGAAAATGCCAGGCCGGCAGTGTTGGCATTTAACGGCGACGTCTACAGCGGCCTGGATGCGAAAACCTTCAGTGAAGAAGACTTTGCCTTTGCCCAGAAGCATATGCGTATCTTGTCCGGTTTATACGGTTTGTTAAAACCGCTGGATCTGATGCAGGCTTACCGCCTGGAAATGGGGACTAAGCTGGAGAACAGCAGAGGCAAAAACCTTTATGAGTTCTGGGATACCATAATTACCGAGGCATTAAACCAGGCACTGGTGGCGCAGGGGGATGATGTTTTGATCAACCTGGCCTCCAACGAGTACTTTAAAGCAGTGAAAAAGAAAAAACTGGCGGCGCAGGTGATCACACCTGCCTTTAAAGACTGGAAAAACGGCCAATATAAAATGATCAGTTTTTACGCCAAAAAAGCCCGTGGCCTGATGGCCCGCTATATTCTCCAGAACCGGTTGACGGATGTTGAGCAGCTTAAAGGTTTTGAGTTGGGCGGTTACCAGTACAGTGAAGAATTCAGCAAGGGCAATGACTGGGTCTTTACCCGCAAGGAAGTGTAAGGGCATTAGCGTAGGCGGGGAGGAGGCTTCCTCCCCACTTTAGCCGCCAGCAGCTATACTGATTAATGAGTCAGTTGCCTGGAGTATGCCGATGGATGTAACTTTATTAGTTACCAAGTCTGATTATTGTTTACCTAATCTGCAATGCGAGTTTCAAAATTTAGGTGTTCCCTACCATATTGAATATATTGAAAATAATCCCGAGCTGGTCAGCGCCCACCAAATCCGCCATTCGCCGAATATCTTGGTGGACGGTAAACTGGTTTTCCGTCACCAGCCGACCCCGGGAGAATTGAAGGAATATTTTGCCCGCTAGGGAGACGTTTGAACCCCGCATCAGTTCTTGAAGGTGTTAGCTGAGTTAACACCTTAAGCCTGTTTTGTCTTTTCTCTGCTTATCCGTCCGGCCATTTTAGCCTCAGGTGATTTTTTTGTTTTTTTATCGGCGGATTACCGGGATAATGCGATCTGCATTCGCGAAAATGATTTTTAGCCTAAAAAGGATTTAAGATGAAAAAAGCCTACCCTATCCCTTTGATTTTTACGCTGGCTACAGCAACGGCTGCTGCCGGGGAAGCGGAAAAAAACTGGCAGATAGCCAGTGAGCTCGGCATTATCCTCACCAGCGGCAATACCGAGAGCAGCACCCTTAAAGGGGCCATCACCGCCAAACAGGAACTGCAACGCTGGCGCAACGAATATAAATTTGAAACCTTATACAAGAAGGATGAGGTGAGCCGGGACGACGGCAGCAAGGAGAACGAACGCACCAGCGAAAGGTATTTCGCCTCGGTGCAGGGTAACTATAAGCTTAATGAGGATAGCAGTTATTTCTTTGTTTACGGCTCGCATCTGTCGGATTACTTTGGTGCCTACCGCAATGAAAGCGTACTCTCTTTGGGTTACGGCCAGCGTTTGCTGAAAGGGGAAAATTATTATCTAGACGGTGAAATAGGCCCGGGTTATAAATATTT
This genomic window from Thalassomonas viridans contains:
- the yaaA gene encoding peroxide stress protein YaaA, which produces MLLVVSPAKNLDFESPLATDVYTQPSLLEHSQSLIDTCVKLTPAEIASLMSISDKLAGLNAARFSEWQQPFTPENARPAVLAFNGDVYSGLDAKTFSEEDFAFAQKHMRILSGLYGLLKPLDLMQAYRLEMGTKLENSRGKNLYEFWDTIITEALNQALVAQGDDVLINLASNEYFKAVKKKKLAAQVITPAFKDWKNGQYKMISFYAKKARGLMARYILQNRLTDVEQLKGFELGGYQYSEEFSKGNDWVFTRKEV
- a CDS encoding DUF481 domain-containing protein; the protein is MKKAYPIPLIFTLATATAAAGEAEKNWQIASELGIILTSGNTESSTLKGAITAKQELQRWRNEYKFETLYKKDEVSRDDGSKENERTSERYFASVQGNYKLNEDSSYFFVYGSHLSDYFGAYRNESVLSLGYGQRLLKGENYYLDGEIGPGYKYFEYAKDSAALDSKGNLLAGTTDGEVIALGKLNFHWDINEFVKFRQSLAMEYGSTNTKSRSETELMSKLSDAMQMKLGFYVTHNSDVADDKENTDTETLVTLIYNF
- a CDS encoding ISAs1 family transposase — translated: MTETTISQVFSDLTDPRVTRTQRHPLVNILTISICAIICGCDDFCAIEEYGKSKQDWFSEFLDLSHGIPSHDTFGDVLNRLNPKEFGEAFIRWVSQLGHLNDDIVAIDGKVMRSTLDKASGNPAIHIVSAWSVKNNLCFGQVKVADKSNEITAIPILLKLLDIKGATITTDAMGCQYKIGDQIVDKEANYLLALKGNQGEFHDDVKFFLETQLAKHFSTVEHSVHKTVDGEHGRVEQRDIWLTTDVDWLIERHPKWNTVKAIAVVDSTRESGGKVSREKRYYITSHADKSAEFLAMAIRSHWHVENKLHWQLDVSFNEDQNRLRSGHAAENIALMNKVALNLLKNELSAKVGVKNKRLKAGWDNNYMMKVLTVGFKAV